In Pseudomonas lutea, the genomic stretch GCGTAGAACACACAGTCTGTGTTGAATGTGGTGCCGTCGTTCAGGCTGAGCTGCAAGGTGCCGTCGGCCAGCTTCTCGATGGAATTGATTTCAGTCTTGAAGCGAATGTCCATCTCGCGCTTGGCGAGTTCTTCGTGCAGATGAGTGCGTACGCTCTCGTCAAAACCGCGCAGGAACAGCTCGCCGCGGTACATCAGCGACACCTCCGCACCCAGGCCGTTGAAGATCGAAGCGAACTCCACCGCGATGTAACCGCCACCGACCACGACGACGCGCTTGGGCATCTGTTCGAGGAAGAACACTTCATTGGAGGTGATGGCGTGCTCGCGACCCGGGATCTCAGGGATCTGCGGCCAGCCGCCGGTGGCAATCATGATGTGTTCGGCGGTATGCACCTGACCATTGATCTCGACTTCATGAGGGCCGCGCAAGCGAGCGTGGCCTTCCATCAATGTCACGCCGCTGTTCGCCAGCAGGTTGCGGTAGACGCCATTGAGACGGTTAATTTCATGATTTTTGTTGGCGATCAGCGTGGGCCAGTCGAAATGCGCCTCGCCGCTGTTCCAGCCATAGCCTTTGGCTTGCTCGAATTCTTCGGAAAAATGCGCGCCGTAGACCATCAGCTTCTTCGGTACACAACCCACGTTGACGCAGGTGCCCCCCAGATAACGGCTCTCGGCGACGGCCACGCGCGCACCGAAACCGGCGGAGAAACGCGCCGCCCGTACGCCGGCCGAGCCCGCGCCAATTACAAAAAGGTCAAAATCGTAGCGCATGTGGTTCTCCTGAGCGAAGCGTAAGCATAACCGCTTGAGCGCGCTCGGCAAGGGCTGCAAGGCATAAACGAAAAAGCCACCCGAAGGTGGCTTTGTGTGGCAGTGCAGCTGAAAGGCGGCTGCCGGTACAGATGATTACTGCGTCGATTTGCCGGTCTTGTAGAAGTGCTCGAAGCAGAAATTGGTCGCTTCCACGTAACCTTCAGCGCCACCGCAATCGAAACGTTTGCCCTGGAATTTGTAGGCCAGCACGTTGCCTTCGGCGGCTTGCTTCATCAGGGCGTCGGTGATCTGGATCTCGCCGCCTTTGCCTGGCTCGGTGTTTTCGATTTTATCGAAAATGTCCGGCGTCAGGATGTAGCGACCGATGATCGCCAGATTCGACGGGGCGTCTTCCGGCTTTGGCTTTTCAACCATGTCGGTGACGCGGAACAGGCCCGGCTTGATCTCTTCGCCAGCGATCACGCCATACTTGTTGGTTTCGTTCGGATCGACTTCCTGGATCGCAACGATGGAGCACTTGTACTGCTGATGCAGTTTGACCATCTGCGCGAGGACGCCGTCACCGTCCAGGTTTACGCACAAGTCATCCGCCAACACCACGGCGAATGCTTCGTTGCCGATCAGCGGACGACCGCTCAGGATCGCGTGGCCCAGGCCTTTCATTTCGGTCTGGCGAGTGTAGGAAAAGCTGCACTCGTCGATCAGGCGACGGATACCAACCAGGTATTTTTCCTTGTCGGTGCCTTTGATCTGGTGCTCCAGCTCGTAGCTGATATCAAAGTGATCTTCCAGCGCGCGCTTGCCGCGGCCGGTGACGATGGAAATCTGATTCAGACCCGCAGCAAGTGCTTCTTCCACGCCGTACTGGATCAGTGGCTTGTTGACAACCGCCAGCATCTCTTTTGGCATGGCCTTGGTCGCTGGCAAAAAGCGAGTGCCGTAACCGGCTGCAGGGAACAAGCATTTCTTGATCATATAAATCCTTGATGAGGCTGGGGGTGTTGCGGCGCAGTCTAATGAGGCGGCGATAACCTTACAATGCCCGCTACTGGCCGTTCGCTGCCTAGGTAGAGGAACACTGACGCAGATAGTTCCGCACATAGCGCTGCTGGAGCGTGCAGAAGGTCAATCTTCACGTGAAAAGCATTATTCGCCGCGAACGTGCCACGCTTCACCCACTGATTATGTGAATTCCATCCTGTCCTGGGTACAAGGGCATCCAGCGCCTTGCAACGGCCGTTCAATGACTCGGCAAGCGTAGCCCGATTCGCTGCGGCACGTGTGAAATTGTGCGATTCCCCAACGGCATTTGGCTTTATCATGGCCGCCTGAAATTACTGATCGAGATAAGTCGATGGCTGAAGTCAAAAACGTTAACGGTTACCTGATAAAAAAACTGCAGGACGGCCAGTGGTGGCTGGTCGGTCATGATGACGAGGCGGTTGCAGGCCCGTTTCCCAGCGAGGGCAGCGCTGTAGAGGTTGCGGCGGTGTTTGAAGACACCCCGGCCCCGCGCCGCAAGGCTGACAAGAAAGACTGACTGCGGATGCGGCCGCCTCTGCAAGGGAGGGGGCCGTCGGCGGGTGGACAGGCCGGACGTAGCTCCCGTGCGCGATTTCTGAAAAAAATGTCGGGTGATGCCGGAACGATGGCACTGCGCCCCAGTCTCAACAGAGCAATTTCCACACCGCCCCTCATCGCGAAGCTCTCCACCATGATCAAAATCCTGTCCGTCATTGCTGTACTGGCCCTGACCGGGTGCGCGACTGCGCAGAATACGTATCTGAAAAACGGCAAAGAAGCGCTGAGCATCGACTGTTCAGGCGAAGCGATGTCGTGGGCCGCCTGCTATGAAAAAGCCGACGCCTCGTGCGCGGGCACCGGCTACAACATCGTCAGCACCAACGGCACCCCGCAACCCAAGGAAGACGACAAGACCCTGGGCGTAGACGTGGGCAACTACAAGAACCGCACCGTGCTGGTCGTCTGCAAGTAACGCGACACCCGTCACTCACCCGAGATGCACGCCGTCACGGCATGCTGTACATCCTTCGGCCGCAGCGGGTTGTTCGACATGCGCTCGAACAGTTTGATCGAGCTGCCGCTGGAGCGCGTCTCGATGTCGACGATGGCGGCCGGATCGGTGCTCAGCAGTTTTTGCGGAACGATGATGCGCAGCCCCTCATGGTGCGGCTCGATCTGTGGCGGCTTGCGGCTGTCGGAGATGCGTCCGACGAAGCACGCGGCGTAATCCTTTGGCGACTTGCCGGACATCACGCTCATCGTCGCCGGGGTGTGTTCGATGTCTGTGACTGTGGCGCAACCGGTCATCGCCAGCGCCAGAATAACAACCGCCAATTTCATACAATCCCTCCAGTAAAGGTGCTTACGACAAGCCTGACCCTGATTAAATCCCGCGCGCCCGATTTTTAGCGTGACTGCCGCGCTCACCGCAGCACAATAAAAACCCGCGCGGTGATCAATGCTCAGGCCCGCCGTGCTATCGTTTCGGGTTTTCGCGAATGCCTGTCTCCGGAGACACCCATGAAATTCGTCCACCAGCGCGAGCACCTCAACGAAGACGACATGGTCGTCATCGAGTGCTCCCAGCTCTGCAACATCCGCCTGATGAGTGATGCCAACTTCCGCAGCTTCAAAAACGGCGGCCGCCACACTTACCACGGCGGCGCCTTCGACCGCTTCCCGGCGAAGATCGCGGTGCCCAGCACCGGTTTCTGGAACATCACCATCGACACGGCCGGACGCAAGCTGGACAGCCACGGTGGGCGCAAAACCGCCTTCACCCATTCCATCAAGATCGTCCGCCGTTCGTCTTCGCGCCTGAGCTGACCCGCCACTGCCCATCATTGAACACCGGCTGGCGTGAAAGCTTTGTATTTTTCGCGAGCATCCGGCCAGCGTTATCAAGGAGCCAATTGTGACCACCCCTGCCCCCGTCATCAAATACGCAATCAGCTACAAGCTCAATGGCGAACGTCGCTTTGAATTCGCCCTGTTGCAGTCGCCTTCGGCCGAGGAAGCGCTGGCGGCCTTGCAGAAGATGCACGGCAGCGATGACGATGTCATCAGCGACGTAAAGGTCAGCAAAGCGCTCTAGTGCATCACGACGCGGAGGAGCCCATGGCGATACAGCGCAAAGGCACGAGCCCGGCGACGTTTGATCTGTTCGCCGATGAGCCGCTGCAGCCACCGGCAGTTGAACAGATTGGCCCGGCGTCGTTCGTGCTTCGCGGCTTCGCCCTGCCGTTGGTTGATCGGCTGTTGCCAGCGCTTGAGTCGGTGCTGATTCAGGCGCCCTTTCGCAACATGGTGACCCCGGGCGGGCATACGATGTCGGTGGCACTCAGCAGTTGCGGTGAGTTCGGCTGGACCACGGATCGCAGCGGCTATCAGTACACGCGGATCAATCCTCAGACTGGCCAGCCCTGGCCGGCGATGCCCGATGTGTTTATGGAGCTTGCGCTGGCCGCCGCCCGTGAAGCGGGGTTTGTCGGGTTCATTCCGGATGCGTGCCTGATCAACCGGTATATTCCTGGCGCGAAGATGAGCCTGCATCAGGACAAGGACGAGCACGGTTATGAATGGCCGGTGGTGTCGGTTTCATTGGGGCTGCCGGCGATGTTTCTGTTCGGGGGGCACCAGCGCAGCGATTCCAGTCAGCGCGTGCCGTTGCTGCATGGCGACGTGGTGGTCTGGGGCGGGGTTGACCGCTTGCGCTTTCACGGGGTGATGCCGGTCCGGCAGGGGGAGCATTCTTTGCTGGGTGAACAGCGGATCAATTTTACTTTTCGCAAGGCGCGGTGATTGGGGTCTCCAGCGGGGTCGGGGTCAGCATCAAGATCAAGATCAGAAGCGTCTGCCTGGGGGCAGACTGTTTCGCCTTCGGCGAGTTACTTTTGAACAGCACCAAAAGTAACCAAAAGTGCCTGCTCTCGGTTTGGCCCTCCTTCGTCGGGTTCCTTCACTCCGGTCTTGCTCCGTGGCCCCGCCGCCATCCGCCATCCATGGCGGGGGGCGGCTCTCGCGGCATCCATGCCGCTCGGCCCACTGCGCAAGACCTGCGTTCAGCCTGCACCCAGGTCGCGTTTGGCGGTGTTTGGCTTTCTGTGCTGGAAATCAAGAGCAGATCAAGAGCAGATCAAAAGCGGATCAAGAGCAGATCAGGAGCAGATCAGGAGCAGATCAGGAGCAGATCAGGAGCAGATCAGGAGCAGATCAGGAGCAGATCAGGAGCAGATCAGGAGCAGATCAGGAGCAGATCAAAAGCTTCCCGGCTGAAGCCGGTCCACAGAGTGTATGCGATGCACGGTCGTGCCCACGCCGAGCGTGAGAACGGGTTCCTTGCACGATCGTGCCCACGCTCTGCGTGGGTATGCATCCCGGGACGCTCCGCGTCCCTTGTCGGCGAAACCCGTTCGGTTGACTGCACGCGGTGTTTTTGTAGGACCGGCTTCAGCCGGGAAGAGGCCGGTGTGAGCAGCCTCGGTATTTCGGCATGACCAAGCTTGCTGGCGACACCAGTTTGCTGACCGCACGCGGTGTTTTTGTAGGACCGGCTTCAGCCGGGAAGAGGCCGGCATGGGCACCTTTGCTGACGGGGCGTGACCAGGTCTGGTCTGGTCTGGTCTCGCCCCATCACCAACGGACGCTAACGCTCGACTCGCTAGAGCCCCGCAGCGGCGCGGCTTTTTACCGGGCATACGGCGCGGTGCAGATTCAGGGCGGTGTTGATGATGCCGATGTGGCTGAAGGCCTGGGGGAAGTTGCCGAGCATGCGGCCTTGCTGGGGGTCGTATTGCTCGGCGAGCAGGCCGACGTCATTGCACAACCCACACAGCCGCTCGAACAAAATGCGCGCTTCTTCCTCTCGGCCTTGCAGCACGTAGACGTCCGCGAGCCAGAATGAACACACCAGGAACGTCCCTTCACTGCCAGCCACGCCGTCGGTGCTGCGTTCGCTGTCGTAGCGCAGCAACAGGCCGTCTTTCATCAAAGACGCTTCAATGTGCCTGACCGTCCCTGTAACGCGAGGATCGTCGACCGGCAGGAACCCCGTCAGGGCAATCTGTAACAGGCTGGCGTCCAGCTCGGTACCGCCGTAGGTCTGCACAAAGCTGCCCAGCACTGAGTTGAAACCGTTGGCGCACACGTCGGCATGGATCTGCTCGGCAACAGCACGATAATGCTCCCCGCGCTCGCGATCTTCCGGGTTTTCACTGAGCGCGAGCACTCCTGCGGTACGGTCGAAGGCCACCCAGGCCATGACTTTGGAGTGGGTGAAGTGCCGAGGCTCCGAGCGAATCTCCCAGATACCGGCGTCTGGCTGGTGCCAGACTTTTTCCAGAAACGGCATGATCACTTTCTGGATTTCCGTGCTGCGCGGCAGCACTGGCAGGCCGCTTTTCAGCGCCTGAGTCATTGCGTCGGCGACTTCGCCGTAAACGTCCAGCTGGACCTGACTTGCCGCAGCATTGCCCACCCGTACCGGACGCGACCCTTCGTACCCTGCCAGCCACGTCAGTTCGTACTCGAGCAAACGTCGCTCCCCGGCCAGGCCGTACATGATCTGCACCTGCTCCGGATTGCCCGCGACCGAACGCAGCAGCCAGTTGCGCCAGGCAGTGGCTTCCTCAAAGTAGCCGAGGTTCATGAACGCCAGCAGCGTCATGGTCGCGTCACGCAGCCAACAGAACCGGTAGTCCCAATTGCGCTCGCCACCCAACTGCTCGGGCAGCGACGTCGTGACCGCTGCGACGATGCCGCCGGTTGGCGCGTAGGTCATCGCTTTGAGCGTAATCAACGAGCGCTTGACCTGATCAGTCCACGGTCCGACGTCCGGGCAACGCCCGGAAAAATCTTGCCAGAACGACTCGGTTTGCTGCAACGCCGACTCGATATTGAACCCTGCACGCACCGGCTCGTGAGAAACCTGCCAAGACAGGGCAAAGCCGAGTCGTTGCCCCGCCTGGACGGTAAAGAGGCTTTCGGTGTGGTGATCCATGGGGTGCAGATCCGCAGGCGTGCGCAACACCAGCATGTCGGGTCCAGCCACGGCAGTCATCGTGTGCAAGTTGCGCTTTTCGACCCACGGGACACTGCTGCCGTAGTCGAAACGGATCGCCAGATCCATTGCAAAGTCGACTCGCCCTTGCACACCGACAACCAGACGGACCACGCTGCTATCGATGTCCATGGGCATGAAATCGATGAGCAGCGCCTGCCCTGTTTCAGTGGTGAACAGGGTTTCCAGAATCAACGTACCGTCGCGATAACTGCGGCGTGACTGCGCGTTGGCGTCGGCCGGTGCCAGCTTCCAGCGCCCGTTGTTGCTGTCGCCCAGCAGCGCGGCGAAACAGGCGGGCGCGTCGAAGCGCGGGAAGCACAGCCAGTCCAGTGACCCGTCGCGGGCCACCAGCGCTGCGGTACGGCAGTTGCCGAGCAGCGCGTAATCTTCGATCAATGCAGCCATCGAGCGGTTATTCCTCTAGGTGGATAGCGCCTGCTGCGTTGCAGCAGTCCCGCCAACGCTACGCACACCCCGCATCGTTCAACGAGGCAGAATGTAGCGCTCGATGGCCTTGGCCAGACCGTCTTCCGCGTTACTGTCGGTCACGTAATTGGCGTGAGTCTTGACGCCTACCTCGGCCTGGCCCATCGCAATCGACAACCCGGCACGCAGGAACATCGCCACGTCGTTGCCCGCATCGCCAATCGCAGCAGTGTGGGCCAACGGCACGCCCAGGGTTTCAGCCAGCGTCGCCAGTGCGGTGCCCTTGTTGGCGTCCAGCGCAGTGACGTCCAGGTAATAGGATTGCGAGCGCGCCGCCAGCGCAGACACAGCGATCAGTGGATTGAGCTTGACCTCAAGGCGCTTGAGCAGCTCGAAGTCCTTGCTCGCCGCGACGATCTTGTCGATGCGGTCCAGGTACTCGTCAAAGCTGTCGACCTGAACGAAATCGTAGCCCAGCGTGTTGCGCTCGTGATCGACGTAATCCCCTTCGGGATTGAGCAGCAGCCACTGGTCATCGGCAAAAACCCAGACGGCCACCGCCTCGCCGGCGAATAGCTCAAGGCTGGTGCGCGCGGCTGCGGCATCAATGCGGTGAGCTTTCAACAGGCTGCCGTCAGGGTTGATGATGTTGGCGCCGTTGAAGGCCACCGTCGGCAGCTTGATGCCCAAGGCTTCGATCTGCTGACGCATGGCGCGCGGCGGACGGCTGCTGGCGACCGAGAAATGAATCCCGGCCTCCTGCAATTTACGCACAGCGTCAATGTTGGCCTGGCTCAGGCTGTGATCGGGGTGCAGCAGCGTGCCGTCGATGTCTGACAGCATGAATCGGATGAGGGGTAGCGAAGCATCACTCATCCCAGACGCTGCCAGGTGCGGCCATCGCGGGCCAGTAATTCATCCGCGGCCGCTGGACCATCCTCCCCGGCGTGGTAAAGCTCCACCTGCGGATCCTTGGCCCAAGCGTCGATGAAAGGCTGCACCGCGCGCCAGCCGTTCTCGATGTTGTCTGCGCGCTGGAACAGCGTCTGATCGCCGGTCAGGCAGTCATAAATCAGGGTCTCGTAGCCGGTGGACGGCTGCATCTCGAAGAAGTCCTTGTAGGCAAAGCCCAGCTCGATGGTCTGCATGTCCAGGGTCGGCCCCGGCTTTTTCGCCTGCAGGTCGAACCACATGCCTTCGTCGGGCTGGATCTGAATCTTCAAAAAGTTCGGCGCAACGCTGTCGACATCGGTGTCACGGAACTGCGCATAGGGCGCGGGCTTGAAGCAGATGGCGATCTCGGTATCGCGCACGCTCA encodes the following:
- the gorA gene encoding glutathione-disulfide reductase, which encodes MRYDFDLFVIGAGSAGVRAARFSAGFGARVAVAESRYLGGTCVNVGCVPKKLMVYGAHFSEEFEQAKGYGWNSGEAHFDWPTLIANKNHEINRLNGVYRNLLANSGVTLMEGHARLRGPHEVEINGQVHTAEHIMIATGGWPQIPEIPGREHAITSNEVFFLEQMPKRVVVVGGGYIAVEFASIFNGLGAEVSLMYRGELFLRGFDESVRTHLHEELAKREMDIRFKTEINSIEKLADGTLQLSLNDGTTFNTDCVFYATGRRPMLDNLGMETVNVELDDKGFIKVNEDYQTTEPSIIAVGDIIGRVQLTPVALAEGMAVARRLFKPEQFRPVDYRHIPTAVFSLPNIGTVGLTESEAKKDGHDVQVFESRFRPMKLSLTHNQERTLMKLVVDAKTDRVLGCHMVGPDAGEIIQSLAIALKAGATKQIFDDTIGVHPTAAEEFVTMRTPTR
- the galU gene encoding UTP--glucose-1-phosphate uridylyltransferase GalU, yielding MIKKCLFPAAGYGTRFLPATKAMPKEMLAVVNKPLIQYGVEEALAAGLNQISIVTGRGKRALEDHFDISYELEHQIKGTDKEKYLVGIRRLIDECSFSYTRQTEMKGLGHAILSGRPLIGNEAFAVVLADDLCVNLDGDGVLAQMVKLHQQYKCSIVAIQEVDPNETNKYGVIAGEEIKPGLFRVTDMVEKPKPEDAPSNLAIIGRYILTPDIFDKIENTEPGKGGEIQITDALMKQAAEGNVLAYKFQGKRFDCGGAEGYVEATNFCFEHFYKTGKSTQ
- a CDS encoding DUF1883 domain-containing protein; amino-acid sequence: MKFVHQREHLNEDDMVVIECSQLCNIRLMSDANFRSFKNGGRHTYHGGAFDRFPAKIAVPSTGFWNITIDTAGRKLDSHGGRKTAFTHSIKIVRRSSSRLS
- the alkB gene encoding DNA oxidative demethylase AlkB, with protein sequence MAIQRKGTSPATFDLFADEPLQPPAVEQIGPASFVLRGFALPLVDRLLPALESVLIQAPFRNMVTPGGHTMSVALSSCGEFGWTTDRSGYQYTRINPQTGQPWPAMPDVFMELALAAAREAGFVGFIPDACLINRYIPGAKMSLHQDKDEHGYEWPVVSVSLGLPAMFLFGGHQRSDSSQRVPLLHGDVVVWGGVDRLRFHGVMPVRQGEHSLLGEQRINFTFRKAR
- a CDS encoding glycoside hydrolase family 15 protein; this translates as MAALIEDYALLGNCRTAALVARDGSLDWLCFPRFDAPACFAALLGDSNNGRWKLAPADANAQSRRSYRDGTLILETLFTTETGQALLIDFMPMDIDSSVVRLVVGVQGRVDFAMDLAIRFDYGSSVPWVEKRNLHTMTAVAGPDMLVLRTPADLHPMDHHTESLFTVQAGQRLGFALSWQVSHEPVRAGFNIESALQQTESFWQDFSGRCPDVGPWTDQVKRSLITLKAMTYAPTGGIVAAVTTSLPEQLGGERNWDYRFCWLRDATMTLLAFMNLGYFEEATAWRNWLLRSVAGNPEQVQIMYGLAGERRLLEYELTWLAGYEGSRPVRVGNAAASQVQLDVYGEVADAMTQALKSGLPVLPRSTEIQKVIMPFLEKVWHQPDAGIWEIRSEPRHFTHSKVMAWVAFDRTAGVLALSENPEDRERGEHYRAVAEQIHADVCANGFNSVLGSFVQTYGGTELDASLLQIALTGFLPVDDPRVTGTVRHIEASLMKDGLLLRYDSERSTDGVAGSEGTFLVCSFWLADVYVLQGREEEARILFERLCGLCNDVGLLAEQYDPQQGRMLGNFPQAFSHIGIINTALNLHRAVCPVKSRAAAGL
- a CDS encoding Cof-type HAD-IIB family hydrolase, yielding MSDASLPLIRFMLSDIDGTLLHPDHSLSQANIDAVRKLQEAGIHFSVASSRPPRAMRQQIEALGIKLPTVAFNGANIINPDGSLLKAHRIDAAAARTSLELFAGEAVAVWVFADDQWLLLNPEGDYVDHERNTLGYDFVQVDSFDEYLDRIDKIVAASKDFELLKRLEVKLNPLIAVSALAARSQSYYLDVTALDANKGTALATLAETLGVPLAHTAAIGDAGNDVAMFLRAGLSIAMGQAEVGVKTHANYVTDSNAEDGLAKAIERYILPR